A genomic segment from bacterium HR17 encodes:
- the glnB_2 gene encoding Nitrogen regulatory protein P-II gives MKMVHAIIRPHKLHEVKEALAEIGISGMTVVDVRGYGRQKGHVERYRGAEYTVDLLAKVKLEIVVRDDQVDEVVDAIVRAARTGEIGDGKIFITPVEDAVRVRTGDRGEDAIA, from the coding sequence ATGAAGATGGTTCACGCCATCATCCGACCGCACAAACTGCACGAGGTTAAAGAGGCGTTGGCGGAAATCGGCATTTCAGGCATGACCGTCGTGGATGTGCGCGGCTACGGACGCCAAAAGGGGCATGTGGAGCGCTATCGTGGCGCCGAATACACTGTTGACTTGCTGGCAAAGGTGAAACTGGAAATCGTCGTCCGCGATGACCAAGTGGACGAAGTCGTGGACGCCATCGTGCGCGCCGCGCGCACCGGCGAGATCGGTGACGGCAAGATTTTCATTACCCCTGTTGAAGATGCCGTCCGAGTCCGCACCGGCGACCGCGGTGAAGACGCCATCGCGTGA
- the pknB gene encoding Serine/threonine-protein kinase PknB, giving the protein MQMCPKCSWNNFDTARFCSNCGEPLRGLLGQGEILQGRYRVLRVLGCGGMGAVYLADDLRLSRRVAVKENFDSSPEAAAQFRTEAELLATLRHPNLPQVFDYFVEPRTGKQYLVMDYIAGDDLEDIVEKRGPLPEREALRIFLQVLDAVAYLHQQSPPVIHRDIKPSNIKVQPDGTAVLVDFGIAKRYLPGKETVGAAAAVTPGYSPPEQYGQGITDTRSDIYALGATLYFALTGQVPPEAIERVTRGDTLLPPSRLNPNISPHVERAILRAMAIRPADRFGTVSEFKQALLVPQRTARPSPRPTPQPSRAPMRRPPPPPPMPRGYQWEVQVGGCMATVLEAAFWFMMLWALFGGCRTCLFLTFALLVAGSAGWVQAGWLGALSAWGMVLWLWQQLRWWLPPTPTPALGGDRR; this is encoded by the coding sequence ATGCAAATGTGTCCCAAATGTAGTTGGAACAACTTTGACACGGCGCGGTTTTGCAGCAACTGCGGTGAACCTTTGCGGGGGCTGCTGGGACAAGGGGAAATCTTGCAAGGGCGTTACCGCGTCCTGCGGGTGTTGGGCTGTGGTGGCATGGGCGCCGTTTACTTGGCGGATGACCTGCGCCTCAGCCGGCGGGTCGCTGTCAAGGAAAACTTTGATTCGTCGCCCGAAGCCGCCGCTCAGTTCCGCACCGAAGCGGAACTGCTGGCGACCCTGCGTCACCCCAACTTACCGCAGGTTTTTGACTATTTCGTGGAGCCGCGCACGGGCAAGCAGTATTTGGTCATGGACTACATCGCCGGTGACGACTTAGAAGACATCGTGGAAAAGCGCGGTCCACTTCCCGAACGGGAGGCGCTGCGGATTTTTCTGCAGGTTTTGGACGCCGTCGCCTATTTGCACCAACAGAGCCCGCCTGTTATCCACCGCGACATCAAACCCAGCAACATCAAGGTGCAACCGGATGGCACCGCTGTGTTGGTGGACTTCGGGATCGCCAAACGCTACTTGCCCGGCAAGGAAACCGTCGGGGCAGCAGCGGCAGTCACCCCCGGCTACTCGCCGCCGGAGCAATACGGACAGGGCATCACAGACACCCGTTCAGACATTTACGCTTTGGGCGCGACCCTTTACTTCGCTTTGACCGGTCAGGTGCCACCAGAAGCCATAGAACGGGTCACTCGCGGTGACACCTTATTGCCCCCTAGCCGCTTGAACCCGAACATCTCGCCTCATGTGGAGCGCGCCATTCTGCGGGCGATGGCGATCCGACCAGCCGACCGCTTCGGCACGGTCTCGGAATTCAAGCAAGCCCTGTTGGTGCCGCAGCGGACGGCACGACCGTCACCGCGCCCTACACCCCAACCGTCGCGGGCGCCGATGCGTCGCCCGCCTCCACCCCCTCCCATGCCGCGCGGTTATCAATGGGAGGTGCAGGTGGGCGGATGTATGGCAACCGTTTTAGAAGCGGCGTTTTGGTTCATGATGCTTTGGGCATTGTTCGGTGGATGCCGCACCTGCTTGTTCTTGACCTTTGCGTTGCTCGTCGCCGGCAGCGCCGGTTGGGTTCAGGCGGGATGGCTCGGCGCACTCAGTGCATGGGGCATGGTGCTGTGGCTCTGGCAACAACTGCGTTGGTGGTTGCCACCAACGCCCACTCCCGCGCTCGGAGGTGACAGGCGATGA